Proteins encoded in a region of the Stieleria neptunia genome:
- a CDS encoding vitamin K epoxide reductase family protein, with translation MSDAEVFEHLLSRTMYDRLFRSSAMSAGNLYPTYLPIGHEKRRLLRPRAASRETVNHPFRIDARAWWVMLIVSVVALGTSGYLAWSSFTASPVAGCDGGSVFNCEHVLHSRWSTVLSLPVSVPALVLYSTVLSLLLWNPGSESATRTRASVLGAASLTAGMAAIWFVGLQIFSLNHLCPYCLVAHGCGIVLATTFLWNRPITSPGLKWTAGFATLSIAGLIALQSMNAEPETFEVIEYADPVPAQLGTPTTSPVETQDEMLFESPVANLNADSSQPIHQLGRELQSVLGMLAHPAALLTLQVTEPAGQPHTVSILNGTKLDTASWPLLGNSDAQFVLVEMYDYTCPHCQRTHATIEKVRKQYGDRLAVITLPVPLDGKCNPTIRSTHASHRESCELAKLAIAVWLTDRSQFDGFHHYLFDAKPGYAQAMAKAKTIVAGDKLDEHLRSTLPGDFIKQHIKLYQKAGAGTIPKFLFPKATTAGSIESPDALIRLINQHLTS, from the coding sequence ATGAGTGATGCGGAGGTTTTTGAGCACCTTCTCTCCCGCACCATGTACGACCGCTTGTTTCGGAGCTCCGCGATGTCCGCCGGCAATCTTTACCCCACCTATCTTCCGATCGGCCACGAAAAACGACGTCTGTTGCGCCCCCGTGCGGCGAGCAGGGAGACGGTGAACCACCCCTTCCGAATCGACGCGCGAGCGTGGTGGGTGATGCTGATCGTCAGCGTCGTCGCCCTGGGAACGAGCGGCTACCTGGCGTGGTCGTCCTTCACCGCGTCCCCCGTCGCCGGTTGTGATGGCGGCAGCGTCTTCAATTGTGAACATGTGCTGCACAGCCGTTGGTCGACGGTGTTGTCCCTGCCGGTCAGCGTTCCGGCGCTGGTGTTGTACTCCACGGTTCTCTCACTACTGCTTTGGAATCCGGGGTCGGAGTCCGCCACGAGAACACGTGCGTCCGTCTTGGGCGCTGCGTCGCTGACCGCCGGCATGGCTGCGATTTGGTTTGTCGGACTGCAAATCTTCTCGCTCAATCACCTTTGTCCCTACTGCCTCGTCGCACACGGCTGCGGGATCGTTCTCGCCACCACGTTCTTGTGGAACCGCCCGATCACGTCACCCGGATTGAAGTGGACGGCTGGTTTCGCAACCCTCTCGATCGCGGGTTTGATTGCTCTGCAAAGCATGAACGCAGAACCGGAAACGTTCGAAGTGATCGAGTATGCCGATCCCGTTCCGGCCCAGCTTGGAACACCCACGACGTCACCGGTCGAAACGCAAGACGAGATGCTTTTCGAATCACCGGTCGCAAATTTGAACGCGGATTCAAGTCAGCCGATTCACCAACTCGGCCGTGAACTGCAGTCCGTCCTCGGAATGCTGGCCCATCCGGCGGCGCTGTTGACGCTGCAAGTCACCGAACCGGCCGGCCAACCCCACACCGTCAGTATTCTCAACGGAACCAAACTGGACACCGCCAGCTGGCCGCTGCTGGGAAATTCCGATGCGCAGTTCGTCCTGGTGGAGATGTATGACTACACCTGCCCCCATTGCCAGCGAACTCACGCGACGATCGAAAAGGTTCGAAAACAGTACGGCGATCGCCTCGCGGTGATCACGCTGCCGGTCCCGCTAGACGGCAAGTGCAACCCGACCATCCGTTCCACCCATGCCAGCCATCGCGAATCCTGTGAGCTTGCCAAGCTGGCGATCGCCGTTTGGCTCACCGACCGAAGCCAGTTCGACGGTTTCCACCACTACTTGTTTGATGCCAAACCCGGTTACGCACAAGCGATGGCGAAGGCAAAGACGATCGTCGCCGGCGACAAACTCGATGAGCACTTGCGGAGTACCTTACCCGGTGACTTCATCAAGCAGCACATCAAGCTCTATCAAAAAGCGGGTGCGGGAACGATCCCCAAATTCCTGTTCCCCAAAGCGACAACCGCCGGGTCAATCGAATCACCCGACGCATTGATTCGTTTGATCAACCAACACCTAACGTCCTAG
- a CDS encoding Nramp family divalent metal transporter, protein MVDRDATVGQPRARFRIGPGLLVTAAFIGPGTVVTASRAGAQFGCELLWTILFASLGTIVLQSLAARLGITSGAGLGESIRQSLSQSRLLRPAMVLVIAAIGVGNAAYQTGNLTGAAAGITSVTHGDAVVWLIILIALTSGVIWLGRYKILHRVLVVWVILLSVSFLVAGVISMPSATQILHGLFLPRLSAENLTIVIALIGTTIVPYNLFLHASGAAATWRGVDPVLATRQSDWDTGLSVALGGLVTASILVTASTAFHETGTAWTSIDQIAQQLQPALGRGGGVAFALGLFAAGLTSAVTAPIATAYAICGSLDWKADPSSRRFRVIALGVVLAGGLVAIWFGKSPALTIQFAQVANGLLLPIVACFLLLVVIWRGRTTGERVGRVRQFLAALVVCGVALLGLWRIVGVFR, encoded by the coding sequence ATGGTCGACCGTGATGCGACGGTAGGCCAGCCGCGAGCCCGGTTTCGAATCGGCCCGGGGTTGCTGGTCACCGCGGCGTTCATCGGGCCGGGCACCGTCGTGACGGCCAGCCGGGCCGGCGCCCAATTCGGATGCGAATTGCTGTGGACGATTCTGTTCGCCAGCTTGGGGACGATCGTGCTTCAATCGCTCGCGGCCCGCTTGGGAATCACCAGCGGCGCGGGTTTGGGCGAATCGATCCGACAATCACTTTCACAGTCGCGTCTGCTGCGTCCGGCGATGGTGTTGGTGATCGCGGCGATCGGTGTGGGCAACGCGGCGTATCAGACGGGAAATCTAACCGGAGCGGCGGCGGGCATCACTTCGGTGACTCATGGTGACGCCGTCGTTTGGTTGATCATTCTGATCGCATTGACGTCGGGCGTGATTTGGCTGGGACGTTACAAGATATTGCACCGCGTCTTGGTCGTCTGGGTGATTCTTCTGAGTGTCTCGTTCCTGGTCGCCGGCGTGATCTCCATGCCGTCTGCGACACAGATTTTGCACGGGCTTTTCCTGCCGCGACTCAGCGCCGAAAACCTGACGATCGTGATCGCGTTGATCGGCACGACGATTGTGCCGTACAACTTGTTTTTGCATGCCAGCGGCGCCGCGGCAACGTGGCGGGGTGTCGATCCGGTTCTGGCGACCAGGCAATCGGACTGGGACACCGGGCTATCGGTTGCGCTGGGCGGATTGGTGACGGCGTCGATCTTGGTGACCGCAAGCACCGCGTTTCACGAGACCGGGACGGCTTGGACATCGATCGATCAAATCGCCCAGCAGCTTCAACCCGCTCTGGGCCGGGGCGGCGGTGTCGCATTCGCGCTGGGGCTGTTTGCGGCCGGGCTGACCAGCGCGGTCACGGCGCCGATCGCGACCGCGTACGCGATCTGTGGTTCGTTGGATTGGAAAGCGGATCCATCGAGCCGACGCTTTCGAGTGATCGCGCTGGGCGTGGTGTTGGCCGGCGGACTGGTCGCGATCTGGTTCGGCAAGAGTCCCGCACTGACGATCCAATTCGCACAAGTTGCCAACGGGTTATTGTTGCCGATCGTCGCCTGTTTTCTGTTGCTGGTGGTGATTTGGCGTGGACGCACGACCGGAGAAAGGGTTGGACGGGTGCGTCAATTTTTGGCCGCGCTCGTCGTGTGTGGCGTCGCGCTGTTGGGGCTTTGGCGAATCGTCGGCGTGTTTCGGTAA
- a CDS encoding CRTAC1 family protein produces the protein MQYVRQTTRRSITSLRTDSRRTRSTWGAACPMVATVLIIALSASTGCHSQPSDDPQATDRGQLASHDSHDRMLHTLAKIKAEIPEQNFFLGSADLIELQQQLDTQPEHAFEMRGALLFEIGSRNVFLGRTAQGIEQQKAAFNLLRQAEVPQSVFDKLFFSIGVSHLRKAENDNCIDNHTADSCIFPIRDDGVHVHQEEALRAIAYFSRVLETRPDHLPSRWLLNLSYMAIGRYPDAVPEPFLIPPEAFESEQTFPRFVDRAPDLGLDTFSLAGGAIADDFDGDGFLDLVVSSWSPAGQLRFYRNHGDGTYSDETEAAGLLGIYGGLNLLQADFDNDGDLDLFVLRGGWLGDTGRHPNSLLRNDGNGHFRDVTYDAGLAEENYPTQTASWADYDNDGDLDLYVGNEAFPNQLFQNQSDGTFVEIGKEAGIADPGFTKGVVWGDYDDDRFPDVYVSNMDGPNRLFRNLGNGSFIDVAPELGVTGPNVSFPLWFWDYNNDGALDIFVASFSQSVDPIAADFLKIPHRTEMDCLYQGDGRGEFDEVAAERNLQRVTQPMGSNFGDLDNDGYLDFYLGTGFPNFEALVPNQMFRNVDGKSFSNVTTAGGFGHLQKGHGVALADLDHDGDQDVLHELGGWFAGDAYGNALFENPGFGNHWIVVKLVGTKSNAAAIGARIRVDTTESSTPRSIYRWVNSGGSFGGNPLRQHIGLGKTNRIARLEVFWPTTGKTQVFEDLQANQFIRITEGQSDYQTLPYKPAPFSAAATATPDHSHHHHHTTDGQH, from the coding sequence ATGCAATACGTGCGGCAAACGACGCGTCGGAGTATCACATCACTTCGCACCGATTCTCGCCGGACCCGATCAACCTGGGGCGCGGCTTGCCCGATGGTGGCGACCGTGTTGATCATCGCCTTGTCGGCATCGACCGGCTGCCACTCTCAACCGTCGGACGATCCACAGGCGACGGATCGCGGGCAGCTTGCCTCCCACGATTCGCACGATCGGATGTTGCACACCCTCGCGAAAATCAAAGCAGAGATCCCCGAGCAGAATTTCTTCCTGGGCAGCGCCGACCTGATCGAGTTACAACAACAGCTCGATACTCAACCCGAACACGCCTTCGAAATGCGGGGAGCGTTGCTGTTTGAAATCGGCAGCAGAAACGTCTTCCTCGGCCGGACGGCTCAGGGCATCGAACAGCAGAAGGCGGCGTTCAATTTGCTCCGCCAAGCCGAGGTGCCGCAGAGTGTGTTTGACAAGCTGTTCTTTTCCATCGGCGTGTCGCATCTGCGGAAAGCGGAAAATGACAACTGCATCGACAACCACACCGCGGACAGCTGCATCTTTCCGATCCGAGACGATGGAGTCCATGTCCATCAAGAAGAAGCGTTGCGGGCGATCGCCTACTTTTCTCGTGTGCTGGAGACTCGGCCCGACCATCTGCCCTCGCGGTGGCTGTTGAACCTTTCCTACATGGCGATCGGTCGCTATCCCGACGCAGTCCCCGAACCGTTTCTGATCCCACCCGAAGCGTTCGAGTCCGAACAGACGTTCCCTCGGTTCGTCGATCGCGCCCCGGATTTAGGACTGGACACGTTCAGTCTGGCTGGCGGAGCGATCGCGGATGATTTTGACGGCGACGGATTCTTGGATCTCGTCGTCTCGTCCTGGAGCCCCGCAGGACAGCTGCGTTTCTACCGCAACCATGGCGATGGAACCTACTCCGACGAAACCGAAGCTGCCGGGCTGCTGGGCATCTATGGCGGTCTGAATCTGCTGCAAGCCGACTTCGACAACGATGGGGATCTCGACCTGTTCGTTCTGCGCGGCGGTTGGTTGGGAGACACCGGCCGCCACCCCAATTCGCTTTTACGCAACGACGGCAATGGTCACTTTCGTGACGTCACGTACGACGCCGGCCTGGCCGAAGAAAACTATCCCACACAAACCGCCTCGTGGGCCGACTACGACAACGACGGCGACCTGGACCTGTACGTCGGCAACGAAGCTTTCCCGAACCAACTGTTTCAAAACCAGTCCGACGGGACCTTTGTTGAAATCGGCAAGGAGGCCGGCATTGCCGATCCGGGATTCACCAAGGGAGTCGTTTGGGGCGACTACGATGACGACCGGTTTCCCGACGTCTACGTTTCCAATATGGACGGTCCCAATCGGCTGTTTCGAAACCTGGGAAACGGCAGCTTCATCGACGTGGCACCGGAACTGGGAGTGACCGGCCCGAACGTGAGTTTTCCGCTTTGGTTTTGGGACTACAACAACGACGGTGCGTTGGACATCTTCGTCGCAAGCTTCTCACAAAGCGTTGACCCGATCGCCGCCGACTTCTTGAAGATCCCCCATCGAACGGAAATGGATTGCCTGTACCAAGGCGACGGCAGGGGCGAGTTCGACGAAGTTGCCGCGGAAAGAAACTTGCAACGGGTGACACAACCGATGGGGTCCAATTTCGGCGACCTGGACAATGACGGTTACTTGGATTTTTACCTGGGAACGGGGTTTCCAAATTTCGAAGCCCTGGTCCCCAATCAGATGTTTCGCAACGTCGATGGAAAATCGTTTTCGAACGTGACCACCGCAGGCGGATTCGGCCATTTACAGAAAGGGCACGGTGTCGCGCTGGCCGACCTGGATCACGACGGAGACCAGGACGTGTTGCACGAACTCGGCGGCTGGTTCGCCGGCGACGCGTATGGAAACGCTCTGTTCGAGAACCCGGGGTTTGGCAACCACTGGATCGTCGTCAAATTGGTCGGCACAAAGTCCAACGCGGCCGCGATCGGCGCCAGAATTCGTGTCGACACCACCGAATCGTCAACGCCGCGTTCGATCTATCGCTGGGTCAACAGCGGCGGCAGTTTCGGCGGCAACCCGCTGCGCCAACACATCGGACTGGGAAAGACGAATCGCATCGCGCGTCTGGAAGTGTTTTGGCCCACGACCGGCAAGACTCAGGTCTTCGAAGACCTGCAGGCGAACCAGTTCATCCGAATCACCGAAGGCCAATCCGACTACCAGACGCTCCCCTACAAGCCAGCCCCGTTTTCCGCAGCAGCGACCGCAACGCCCGATCATTCCCATCACCATCATCACACCACCGACGGTCAACACTAA
- a CDS encoding DUF2891 domain-containing protein, which produces MPMLPIKLSIHSTPAWPPLARWWWVASVAFAMLQTGGHAIAQPSTPVAMDEAMAESWAGLVLKGVDTEFPNKLSLVYLNKDQIKAPREHFPAFYGCYDWHSSVHGHWVLVRLLKDYPGMQSVPRIREVLSRHLSDENLKQEAAFFARGEQKTFERMYGWSWLFRLVIELDGWDDADARRWRENLRPLEEVLARRVNDYLPKLTFPIRTGQHTDTGFALGQILDYARAMEMPELQALVIDRAKEYFATDLDYPVHYEPSGHDFFSSCWNEADLMRRVLSEQAFEDWLARFVPELATQLTDGTIAPVAVSDVTDPKIVHLAGLNLNRAWCLRSVASALRDDHPLKRVLVENAESHLAAGLAYINSGHYEGDHWLATFGLYAIAGVGVADGRP; this is translated from the coding sequence ATGCCGATGCTCCCGATCAAACTGTCGATCCATTCTACGCCAGCCTGGCCACCACTCGCTCGTTGGTGGTGGGTCGCCAGCGTCGCGTTTGCGATGCTCCAAACCGGAGGCCACGCGATCGCGCAGCCGTCCACTCCGGTCGCCATGGACGAGGCGATGGCGGAGTCGTGGGCGGGACTGGTGCTGAAGGGTGTCGACACCGAATTTCCCAACAAGCTGTCATTGGTCTATCTGAACAAGGATCAAATCAAAGCACCGCGTGAGCATTTTCCGGCGTTTTACGGGTGTTATGACTGGCACAGCAGCGTGCACGGGCATTGGGTGCTGGTTCGGTTGTTGAAAGACTATCCCGGTATGCAATCGGTACCTCGAATACGCGAGGTGCTGTCGCGACACCTGTCCGACGAGAACTTGAAACAGGAGGCTGCGTTTTTTGCCCGGGGCGAGCAGAAGACGTTCGAGCGGATGTATGGCTGGTCGTGGTTGTTTCGCTTGGTCATCGAACTCGACGGCTGGGACGATGCGGACGCGAGACGCTGGCGGGAGAATCTGCGGCCGCTGGAAGAAGTCTTGGCGCGACGCGTGAATGACTATCTGCCGAAGTTGACGTTTCCGATTCGAACCGGCCAGCACACCGACACGGGATTCGCTTTGGGACAGATCTTGGATTACGCCCGTGCGATGGAAATGCCGGAGTTGCAGGCTTTGGTCATCGATCGAGCGAAAGAGTACTTTGCAACCGACCTCGACTACCCCGTGCACTATGAACCCTCCGGGCACGATTTTTTCTCATCATGTTGGAACGAAGCCGATTTGATGCGTCGGGTGTTATCGGAACAAGCGTTCGAGGACTGGCTGGCCCGGTTTGTGCCTGAGCTGGCAACGCAACTGACCGACGGAACGATCGCGCCGGTTGCAGTCAGCGATGTGACGGATCCGAAAATCGTTCACTTGGCGGGATTGAATTTGAACCGCGCCTGGTGTCTGCGTTCGGTTGCGTCGGCGCTGCGCGACGATCATCCACTCAAACGTGTCTTGGTAGAGAACGCGGAGTCGCATCTCGCGGCGGGATTGGCGTACATCAACAGCGGGCACTACGAGGGCGATCACTGGTTGGCGACGTTCGGGTTGTACGCGATCGCGGGCGTCGGAGTTGCCGATGGTCGACCGTGA